GCTTCTAGCTGGATTCCAGCTTATAGAACCATTCTGCTCAGTGCAGCAAGTACTTGTAAGTGCTTCAGAGGATGCATGGAAGAGTATGAGGCAGCCCATGCCGTTAAGAAGTTTAAGATCTTCTAGGGTGGGAGAGACAACTATGCAGACAGCAACATCACAGGCAGGACTAATGTCACAACTGAGGAACTGCAACTTATATATCCTCAAAGGTGGGAGAGATTAAGGCTTGCAGGGCATCCAGAAAAGCTTCACTGAAGAGACACCATTTGAATTAATAagagttaaagagaaaaaaaatgttaagtaggATTTTTAACAGGTGCATGGGGGAATAGCGAGTGCTTTTCAGGATATCAGGGAGGAAGTTTTAGATATGCCCAGAACAATAATCCAAATTTGCTGCAAGATAGGATTCTACTAGAATGACAGTGAAAGATAAAGTTGCTGCCAGACTGTGGAGGTTCTTGAATGCCACATTTAGGGGGCCTGTGCTTCATTTAACAGGCACTgagaggctgagtgtggtggcttatgcctgtaatcccagcgctttgagaggctgaggcaggtaggtcacttgaggtgaggagtttgaaaccagcctggccaacatggcaaaacgctgtctctactaaaaatacaaaagttagctagacatggtggtatgcaccgtaattccagctactaaggaggctgaggcaagagaatcacttgaacctgggaggtgaagtttgcagtgaaccaaaatcgggtagcagtgagccaagatcatgccactgcacgccagcctgggtgacagagcaagactctgtctttaaaaacaaaaaacaaaaaaggcactGAGAGATGCTTCAGGTGATACACCTTCAGGAGATTAATCTGGAAATGATAGTTCTGACTGGAGTGGCAGCAAACCATGAAATGAAGCAACTAGGGAAGAAGAAATCTCAGCAGTGCAGGCAAAAGAGGAAGATAGTCTAATCTCAACAAGGATCAGGAATGGGAAGAAGCAGACAGATGATGGGGACGTCACAGAGGTAAAATTTGAAAATGGTTACCTATTAGGTACCAGGGCTCAGCAGAGAGAAGAGGGTGAAAATTAACTCAGAGGTTGATAGCCTGATTTACTGAATAGCTGGAATAGATGGACGGATTCATCTGAGCAGGGGACGTGCtggtgggaagaggagggagggaaaagaagaggaggaggaggaggaggaaataaagaaggaaatacttTGAACTTGATAAATTTGCTCATGGTACTATCAGGTGGTAATGTCCAAtaagtggaagaaaatataggatTGGAGTTTAGAGAAAGGTCAAGGCTTTGGTAATTATCGACATGAAGGGCATAATTGAAGGTATGTGAGTAGATTCAAACACAAAGGAAAGAGATTAGATATCATCTTAAAGGAAGAAGAGAGCTGGCTAAGGACAGAACCAAGGGGCCGGAGGATGAGTGGTTAGTGAAGGGGACACAAAAAGAAGTGGTGGGAACTGGAAGGAGATCCTGGCATCCATTGCCAAGAGAACAACTTTTAGAAAGATGTGCAGATGGGCAATTATGGGGTGaggttttccctttttttctgagacggagttttgttcttgttgcccaggctggagtgcaatggcacgatctcggctcaccacaacctccgcctcccgggttcaagcgattctcctgcctcagcctcccgagtagctgagattacaggcatgcgccaccacacccggctaattttgtatttttaggagagacgaggtttcaccatgttggtcagactggtctccaactcccaacctcaggtaatccgccagccttggcctcccaaagtgctgggattacaggcgtgagccactgcgcctggcctattttcctttttaaaaaaaaaaaatctttcaccAAAATCAGTAGtacttttgtaaaaaatatttttaatccgtttattttaaagaaatcatttgTTATCAACAGAGGCAAATACCACAGAGACATGGGAGGAGAAGGGCTGGGGACAATATCACATTTAGTGACAAAGAGATTGTGTGTGCCCCTGTAGAAATAAACATGTTTCAGCAGAACAGGGAAGCAGGAGAGGATTGGAAGGCACACGGGAGGATCCTGCAAGTGACTCATTGGCAGCACAGGGGCATGGGGGCACAGGAGCACAGGGGCACGGGGGCACAGGAGCACAGGGGCACGGGGAACAGGGGCATGGGGCACAGGGGCACAGGAGCACAGGGGCACGGGGGCTCAGGGGCACGGGGGAACAGGGGCACAGGAGCACAGGGTCACAGGAGCACAGGGGCACGGGGGCACAGGAGCACAGGGGCACGGGGAAACAGGGGCACGGGAGCACAGGGGCACAGGAGCACAGGGGCACGGGGGCACAGGAGCACAGGGGCACGGGGGCACAGGAGCACAGGGGCACGGGGGAACAGGGGCACGGGGAAACAGGGGCACGGGAGCACAGGGGCACAGGAGCACAGGGGCACAGGGTCACAGGAGCACAGGGGCACGGGAGCACAGGGGCACAGGAGTACAGGGGCACGGGGGAACAGGGGCATGGGGGAACAGGGGCACGGGGGAACAGGGGCACGGGGGCACAAGGGTACAGGAGCACAGGGGCACAGGAGCACAGCAGCACAGGAGCACGGGGGAACGGGGCACAAGGGCACAGGAGCAAAGGGGCACAGCAGCACAGGAGCACAGGAGCACAGGAGCAAAGGGGCACAGGAGCACAGGAGCAAAGGGGCACAGGGGCACAGCAGCACAGGAGCACGGGGGCACGGGGCACAAGGGCACAGGAGCAAAGGGGCACGGGGCACAGGAGCACAGGGGCACAGGGGCACAGGGTCGGGGAGGAGCGAGATAGATAAGGGGATTGTTTTCAGGGAAAAAGTTTAGAGGCACATTTGTTGAAGAAGGGAAAGACAATAAAGAGGGAAAGTTGGAAGATTTGTGTAGAAGTAGAAATTCTTGACCTAGCAGCAGAGAGAAAACGGGCAGGAGCAGGTGGGCTAGGAGCACAGATGTCAGCCTTGAAAAGCCAAAAACAGAGACCAGTCCTCTAATGTAGAGGAGTGTGGTGAGGTAAAAACTAGGAAAGGAGGCtcagagattttaaaatgaatggaGGAGAGTTGAGGGTTGTCCCGTATGAATAATTCAAGGGATAGCTGAACTTAAGGAGCGTTTGAGAGGAGCTGGGAAAAGCAGAAAGGCAGTCTGCACATTGTTCAGCAAACACAAAGgctttttcttcttaaatcttAGGTCTTAGACAGATATAGATAAACTTCCCCATGTGAGTAGGGGAATTACAACAGGCCCCAATATCAACCAAAAGAAGTTACATCTGAACCCACAGACCTTAACAAATACAGAGGAGACTAACAGGCTGGGCTACTGTAGAGAACATGAACCACATAAAAATCATGGACACCTAGCACTCAGAGGGATCTCCAAAGGTCGTCGGAGAATGCACACATCCCTGACAACACACACGGCTGCACACATGCACCAATTACACTATGCTCTGTGTACAGAGTTTAAACACCAGAAAGTCTTCTatggaaagaaggagagaggcaCCACAGTAGATGGCCGGAAAACTGTGAATTGATGAGAAGGGAAAGATGGTTCACAGGACAAAGCCTGAGAAAACTGCAGTTCCAAAACTATGCCCCAGTTCGATTCAACAGATAAAATATTGCATGATGTTTGAGGATCTTTGTATCCAGTTCCCAGAATGATTATTTTAAACACCAAGAGATCGATCACAGGAAAAATAAAGGTTTCTGGATTCTTTGACCACATCAAGTCCCACAGGAACCATGGACACGTGAACTACACACTTGCTGAGCACATAACGTGACACTAGCCCATATTTCAGGACCTTTACTCTCACCTTGAATCCTATTTCATTGAAGTCATTTTTCTAATCGTTAACTGTAGCAACAGGGAGAAAACAGTCAATGTGGCAAAGAGAGAAGCTATGACCCTTTGAGTCCATGCCTTCTCCACAGGAATCTCCTTGAAGTTTTTCGTCAGCTGTGGCTCAAGGTGTCCCGCACCTCGAGGAACGGCACCTCTCCAGCACAGCTCTCAGCCTGCGGTTGCTGAAGAGCAGAATGATGGGGTGAACTCCTGCACACAGATAAATCACTGACTCCCCCACCCAGAATTTAAAGTCCAGAGGTGGAAAAATACCTGCAGCACTGAGCACCAGTGACAGGAAATACGAGATGAAGAGCATGGCAAGAGAGAGGAGAGCCAGCAGAGCCTTTACGTGTGCCTGCACACTGGGTTCTCGGAATCCTGAGGTTGTAAGGAGAGCCTTCTCCATGTGTCTTCCCAGAGATGTGATGAGCAAAATCATGCAAATGAAAAAGACAGCAGTGGGCATTGTCCAAGTAATCATTTTTAGAGGGAAAAGGTAGAATTTCTCACAGTAGCTCCATATGCTATTGCCAGTGACATTCCAAGGTTGTAGATGGTTCCTTATATAATTCTGATATATACTGTGGTTGCCTAtgaaaaatagaatggtggtgAAGCTGGAGAGCCCTACAGAGCTGAAGAACATCCATGGTACCCACTCAGACAACTTGTGCTTTAGCCAGAGGAAGACAGGGTGGGTGAAGGTGGCAATTTTCACACAATAGAAGACACTGAGCCAGCTAGAGAACCACAAGGTGGCAGCATTCAGGAAGTCCCACTGGAAAGCTAGAAACTGCAGTACAGGGTTGTATGGGAAGGCTGTCGGATACAGCAAAACATAAATGGTCTTACCCATTACCACCC
The nucleotide sequence above comes from Macaca nemestrina isolate mMacNem1 chromosome 4, mMacNem.hap1, whole genome shotgun sequence. Encoded proteins:
- the LOC105471174 gene encoding taste receptor type 2 member 60, which encodes MNGDHMVLGSSVTDQKAIILVIILLLLCLVAIAGNGFITAALGVEWVLRGMLLPCDKLLVSLRASCFCLQWVVMGKTIYVLLYPTAFPYNPVLQFLAFQWDFLNAATLWFSSWLSVFYCVKIATFTHPVFLWLKHKLSEWVPWMFFSSVGLSSFTTILFFIGNHSIYQNYIRNHLQPWNVTGNSIWSYCEKFYLFPLKMITWTMPTAVFFICMILLITSLGRHMEKALLTTSGFREPSVQAHVKALLALLSLAMLFISYFLSLVLSAAGIFPPLDFKFWVGESVIYLCAGVHPIILLFSNRRLRAVLERCRSSRCGTP